A region of Reichenbachiella carrageenanivorans DNA encodes the following proteins:
- the aepX gene encoding phosphoenolpyruvate mutase — MKKVYVGMGTDLVHHGHINIIEKARELGEVTIGLLSDEAVSKFARVPFLSFDERKQILENIKGVHEVIAQEELDYETNLRALKPDYVVHGDDWKTGPQRHIREKVLKVIGEWGGELVEPAYTSGISSTGLRQAMKEIGNTPDIRRRMLRRMLDNNHLVKVMETHNGISGLIVEDTKVELDGEVREFDAMWLSSLTDSTAKGKPDTEYVDRTSRFATINDILDVTTKPMILDGDTGGVAEHFAMLVRNIERLGLSAVVIEDKVGLKRNSLFGTEVEQTLDTIEGFCEKIQAGKKAQVTDEFMIFSRLESLIADKGMEDALTRAKAYIEAGTDGIMIHSRHKDGKEIMEFMKEYQKFDVKVPVISVPSSYNQFTEDELKAAGFSIVIYANHLLRTAFPAMKRTAESILTHKRSKEVDGECMSIKEILTILPN, encoded by the coding sequence ATGAAAAAAGTGTATGTCGGTATGGGTACTGATTTGGTGCACCACGGCCACATCAATATAATTGAAAAAGCACGCGAGTTAGGAGAAGTAACTATCGGGTTATTATCAGACGAAGCAGTATCAAAATTTGCACGTGTACCCTTCCTATCTTTCGATGAGAGAAAACAAATATTGGAAAACATCAAAGGCGTGCATGAAGTCATTGCACAAGAAGAGCTTGATTACGAAACCAACCTAAGAGCATTAAAACCTGACTACGTTGTGCATGGTGATGACTGGAAAACAGGCCCACAAAGACACATCCGGGAGAAAGTACTTAAAGTAATCGGCGAATGGGGTGGCGAACTAGTAGAGCCTGCTTATACGTCTGGCATCTCTTCTACAGGCTTGAGACAAGCCATGAAAGAAATCGGCAACACTCCTGACATTAGAAGAAGAATGTTGAGAAGAATGCTCGACAACAACCATTTAGTGAAAGTGATGGAAACACACAATGGTATCTCTGGACTTATCGTAGAAGACACTAAGGTGGAACTAGACGGTGAAGTAAGAGAATTCGACGCCATGTGGTTGAGTAGTTTGACTGACTCTACTGCCAAAGGAAAGCCTGATACAGAGTATGTAGACCGAACTTCTAGATTCGCTACGATCAACGATATTCTGGACGTAACGACCAAACCAATGATCCTTGATGGTGACACTGGTGGCGTAGCTGAGCACTTTGCCATGTTGGTAAGAAACATCGAAAGACTAGGATTGTCTGCCGTAGTCATCGAAGACAAAGTAGGATTGAAAAGAAACTCTTTGTTTGGTACTGAAGTAGAGCAAACCCTCGACACCATCGAAGGATTCTGTGAAAAAATACAAGCGGGTAAAAAAGCACAGGTTACTGACGAATTCATGATCTTCTCTAGACTAGAAAGCTTAATTGCTGACAAAGGAATGGAAGACGCTTTGACAAGAGCAAAGGCTTATATCGAAGCAGGTACCGACGGTATCATGATTCACTCTCGTCACAAAGACGGTAAAGAAATCATGGAATTCATGAAAGAATACCAAAAATTCGACGTGAAAGTACCTGTGATTTCAGTGCCATCTTCATACAACCAATTCACTGAAGACGAATTGAAAGCAGCTGGGTTTAGTATTGTTATATATGCCAACCACTTGCTAAGAACAGCATTCCCTGCGATGAAGAGAACTGCTGAGTCAATCTTGACGCACAAGCGATCTAAGGAAGTAGATGGAGAATGTATGTCCATCAAAGAAATATTGACCATTTTACCAAATTAA
- a CDS encoding stealth family protein — MSNSDQSIDIVYTWVNGDDPVYIKKCQKFAENLDDVNPERFRDVYDMLKYSLRSIEQFVPWARNIYILTQKPQVPEWLNTDHPKVKVVHHEDIFDEAYLPTYSSSVIESYLDKIPGLSDHFLYMNDDFLFGNTTPMEAFVSDAGRINIFGTLFGENPSWRIYEAKNDIIGLGLVEHCPILVKKDCWDAMYKLWPEKTHEKRQHRFRQDDDFMAYKLYKYYMLKYQRELCRPMNVFELKKWQIFHKITNSFNRQKKAFARIDRVRPYFYCLNDDQKDNPNQQVVELVQNFLQNYYPNKSSFEK, encoded by the coding sequence TTGAGCAATTCGGACCAGTCTATTGACATTGTTTACACTTGGGTGAATGGAGATGATCCCGTTTACATCAAAAAATGTCAGAAATTCGCAGAAAATCTTGATGATGTTAATCCCGAAAGATTTCGAGATGTATATGATATGCTCAAGTACAGTCTTCGTTCTATCGAGCAGTTTGTACCATGGGCGCGCAATATTTATATACTGACCCAAAAACCACAAGTGCCAGAATGGCTTAATACAGATCACCCCAAAGTGAAGGTGGTTCATCACGAAGATATTTTTGATGAGGCGTATTTGCCTACCTATAGCTCTAGTGTTATTGAAAGTTATTTGGATAAAATCCCAGGGCTATCAGATCATTTTCTCTATATGAATGATGATTTTCTTTTCGGAAATACGACTCCAATGGAGGCGTTTGTGTCTGATGCTGGCAGAATCAATATTTTCGGGACGCTATTCGGTGAAAATCCGAGTTGGAGGATCTATGAAGCTAAGAATGATATTATAGGATTGGGATTGGTGGAGCATTGTCCGATTTTGGTGAAGAAGGACTGCTGGGATGCCATGTATAAGCTTTGGCCAGAAAAAACACATGAGAAGCGCCAGCATCGATTCAGGCAGGATGACGACTTTATGGCATATAAGCTGTACAAGTATTATATGCTGAAGTATCAACGAGAGCTATGCCGTCCAATGAATGTGTTTGAACTTAAGAAATGGCAAATTTTCCACAAGATTACCAATAGTTTCAATAGACAAAAAAAAGCTTTTGCCCGTATCGATAGGGTTCGCCCTTATTTTTATTGTCTCAACGATGATCAAAAAGATAACCCTAACCAACAGGTGGTTGAACTGGTGCAAAATTTTTTACAGAACTATTATCCGAACAAGTCTTCTTTTGAGAAGTAA
- a CDS encoding phosphocholine cytidylyltransferase family protein, with amino-acid sequence MSNQTIKTAVILAAGRGTRLGDRTKEMPKGFLEVGGETLIERSIRLLKANGIEKIVVGVGHKGTAYEDIQEQYGLTIYYNDEYSTTESMYTLVCAAPHVDGDFLLLESDLLYDISALQTILNSTQANVILGSGFTNSGDEVYLHAFENGDFRYLSQDGNDKINSYAELVGICKISQDLYQKMIALPTIKKMKYEYAFNVLSPSEAIHVEKQVDLVWCEIDDEDHLKRALNLVLPKLSS; translated from the coding sequence ATGAGCAATCAGACAATCAAAACAGCAGTGATTTTGGCTGCCGGAAGAGGGACAAGGTTAGGAGATAGAACTAAAGAAATGCCAAAAGGTTTTTTGGAGGTTGGTGGTGAAACATTGATCGAACGCTCTATTCGATTGCTCAAAGCTAATGGTATAGAGAAAATAGTCGTGGGGGTAGGCCATAAAGGGACGGCCTATGAAGATATTCAGGAGCAATATGGACTCACCATTTATTATAATGATGAGTATTCCACTACAGAAAGCATGTATACGCTCGTGTGCGCAGCTCCTCATGTAGATGGCGATTTTTTATTGCTAGAGTCTGACTTGCTTTATGACATATCTGCTTTGCAGACTATTCTGAATTCGACTCAAGCAAATGTGATTTTGGGCAGTGGTTTTACCAATTCTGGTGATGAGGTTTATCTACATGCCTTCGAAAATGGTGATTTTAGATATTTGTCGCAAGATGGTAATGATAAAATAAACTCCTATGCCGAGTTGGTTGGTATTTGTAAAATCAGTCAAGATTTGTATCAAAAAATGATTGCTTTGCCAACGATCAAGAAGATGAAGTATGAATATGCTTTTAACGTGTTGTCTCCCTCAGAAGCTATTCATGTAGAAAAACAGGTAGATCTAGTTTGGTGTGAGATCGATGATGAAGACCATCTCAAACGTGCACTGAATTTGGTGTTGCCTAAGTTAAGTAGTTAA
- a CDS encoding LicD family protein has protein sequence MNLSSIIQKLQRFIHVFFTTLPGNYTNKKLEILEELFRVTNNYMKSTGAMYWIDFGTLLGYHRENTILPHDIDVDFGCHEEEYEKVWSKRKELPNGFKLYDTSFRHRGPKLYFNYKGFDADVYFYEDKGNTLTSYENSHYPSERTPFAKTLALPVKATKFLEQDTFIPAQPKAYLEHIYNYLGSNGRRDNTTGYWYEKED, from the coding sequence ATGAATCTTTCATCCATCATACAAAAACTTCAACGCTTTATCCATGTGTTCTTTACCACCCTACCAGGTAATTACACCAATAAAAAACTGGAGATTCTTGAAGAGTTATTTAGAGTCACTAATAACTACATGAAAAGCACTGGAGCCATGTATTGGATAGACTTTGGCACCTTACTGGGATATCACAGAGAAAACACCATCTTACCTCACGATATAGATGTAGATTTTGGGTGTCATGAAGAGGAGTATGAAAAAGTTTGGAGTAAGCGCAAAGAGCTTCCTAATGGATTCAAACTTTACGACACGTCATTTAGACATAGAGGACCCAAACTTTATTTCAATTACAAAGGGTTTGATGCTGACGTATATTTCTACGAAGACAAAGGCAATACTTTGACTTCGTATGAAAACAGCCATTACCCTAGCGAACGCACTCCATTTGCCAAAACACTGGCTCTACCTGTCAAGGCTACAAAATTCTTGGAACAAGACACCTTCATACCAGCTCAACCCAAAGCTTACCTTGAGCATATATACAATTACCTAGGCAGCAATGGTCGTCGCGACAACACCACAGGATACTGGTACGAAAAGGAAGATTAA